Proteins from a genomic interval of Clostridia bacterium:
- a CDS encoding relaxase/mobilization nuclease domain-containing protein, with product MAGTLSGQRMPESAYDDFLGTKLLYHKDGGTLFFHMVQSFPKGADVDPVTAHAAAMELAKYFAGREVLVCTHTDRGHIHSHFIINSVSLEDGRKLHISEPELIELRKRNDQVGEMFGLPVFQKGQKKEKS from the coding sequence GTGGCAGGGACACTCTCTGGTCAGCGCATGCCGGAGAGCGCCTATGATGATTTTCTTGGCACCAAGCTCCTCTATCACAAGGACGGCGGCACGCTGTTCTTCCACATGGTGCAGTCCTTCCCGAAAGGCGCCGATGTCGACCCGGTCACGGCGCACGCCGCGGCAATGGAACTGGCCAAGTATTTCGCGGGACGCGAGGTGCTGGTCTGTACCCATACCGACCGCGGCCACATCCACTCGCACTTTATCATCAACAGCGTATCGCTGGAGGACGGGCGAAAGCTTCACATCAGCGAGCCGGAGCTGATCGAGCTCCGGAAGCGTAACGATCAGGTGGGCGAGATGTTTGGCTTGCCGGTATTTCAGAAAGGCCAGAAAAAAGAAAAAAGTTAA
- a CDS encoding TetR/AcrR family transcriptional regulator: protein MNLLTFVSIMGQIKQDQLAKEKSEMQSLTGTKEKILDVAVDLISRHGYNGVSVRQIAHGVGIKESSIYNHFKNKEDILNCIFDCFHEGMQAKRPDTKDLAYELEFMDPKEIFKLLFIQYVKNRGSRIDKAATIIWMEQHINQRARNFVRRFMLKEPTDYYESILRAMAENGKIHDGADLRIAAEELNYGALGIFLELSVIVGECGDAGAMIQKLSDHVDFVFERLEKPDKSIPTRR from the coding sequence TTGAATTTACTAACATTTGTTAGTATAATGGGCCAGATAAAACAAGATCAGTTAGCTAAGGAGAAGTCGGAAATGCAGAGCTTAACCGGAACAAAAGAAAAAATCCTTGATGTTGCCGTCGATCTGATTTCCAGGCATGGTTATAATGGGGTGTCTGTCAGACAAATTGCCCATGGCGTGGGCATCAAGGAAAGCTCCATCTACAACCACTTCAAAAACAAGGAGGATATCCTCAATTGCATATTCGACTGTTTCCATGAGGGAATGCAGGCGAAAAGGCCGGATACAAAAGATCTGGCGTATGAGCTCGAATTTATGGATCCCAAGGAGATTTTCAAGCTGTTGTTCATTCAATACGTGAAAAACAGAGGCTCAAGAATTGACAAAGCGGCCACAATTATATGGATGGAACAGCATATCAATCAAAGAGCCAGGAACTTTGTCAGAAGATTCATGCTCAAGGAACCGACGGATTATTATGAGTCCATCCTTCGGGCCATGGCGGAAAACGGGAAAATACACGACGGCGCCGATCTGAGGATCGCGGCCGAAGAATTGAATTACGGGGCTCTCGGCATTTTTTTAGAGCTTTCGGTTATCGTTGGGGAATGTGGTGACGCGGGCGCTATGATTCAGAAATTGTCCGACCATGTGGATTTTGTATTTGAGCGCCTCGAAAAACCTGACAAGAGTATCCCGACGAGGAGGTGA
- a CDS encoding LuxR C-terminal-related transcriptional regulator: MEQDKGRDHAADAVMTLTPREKQVFYMLLKGMKAKEIFLRMSISV, translated from the coding sequence ATGGAACAGGACAAAGGACGCGATCATGCGGCTGATGCCGTCATGACTTTAACGCCGCGCGAAAAGCAGGTTTTTTATATGCTTCTGAAGGGCATGAAGGCAAAGGAAATCTTTTTGAGGATGTCCATCAGCGTTTAA
- a CDS encoding helix-turn-helix transcriptional regulator, with translation MTKTGRGGRKNIPASFFALFGSKDNINIRHVRWKHLKYMLIFPLAPVFANMQGALFSDSIRLFGLDAMTLMGSAYCVGAAALFALTSVKNMEKISRICALITASAFIPWLMTGESQPNLLLAILFMFGLGGCAACAAFAYTFALNNTERLLGAAMISLFFTLNQLDSGLSLLSGLFDKTYLTALVTGSCICLFLYKTSDFHAAEDRPRATLNPALRLTLYFFVAHCFVEIFYTYLPGASAPEAMVANGAAGILVVCLAVVLQLTTKRSIWNMCNVFFIAMICTYILYFMPEGSLLRNAARFLHGFEQMGYIASYYLLGCVFKKHGDFRIFKLSLVASLLFTMLSYVIPGIFSSYAPAMLPLAATLFSGVVFILFILLSPAYSKHLFFTEWSDDFFCVDMTEAAQKVEQSNRLEGLSLSPREKEIAALLLYGRSAKEIAGELGITTNTVNFHIKNLHKKLNISNRSELFARFSVPVLPPDRKE, from the coding sequence GTGACAAAAACCGGGCGGGGCGGAAGAAAGAACATCCCCGCATCTTTTTTTGCACTGTTTGGTTCAAAAGACAATATCAACATCCGGCATGTGCGGTGGAAGCATCTGAAATACATGCTGATTTTCCCTTTAGCGCCCGTTTTCGCCAACATGCAGGGCGCGTTATTCAGCGATTCGATCCGCCTTTTCGGCTTGGACGCCATGACGCTGATGGGAAGCGCCTATTGTGTCGGTGCGGCGGCATTGTTTGCTTTGACGAGCGTTAAAAACATGGAGAAGATTTCCCGCATCTGTGCGCTGATAACGGCATCCGCCTTTATCCCTTGGCTTATGACTGGCGAAAGCCAGCCAAACCTGCTGCTGGCAATCCTTTTCATGTTCGGCTTGGGCGGCTGCGCCGCCTGCGCGGCATTTGCCTATACCTTCGCCCTCAACAATACAGAACGGCTGCTTGGCGCTGCGATGATTTCTTTGTTCTTCACGCTTAACCAGCTTGATTCCGGGCTGTCCCTCTTATCGGGCCTTTTTGACAAGACTTACTTAACGGCGCTTGTCACGGGCTCCTGCATCTGCCTCTTTCTATACAAAACAAGCGATTTTCACGCCGCCGAAGACAGACCCAGAGCAACGCTGAACCCCGCCCTTAGATTGACGCTCTATTTTTTTGTCGCCCATTGCTTTGTGGAAATATTTTATACTTACCTGCCCGGGGCGTCAGCGCCGGAAGCTATGGTGGCAAACGGCGCGGCGGGCATTCTGGTGGTTTGCCTTGCCGTCGTTTTGCAGCTGACTACCAAACGTAGCATTTGGAATATGTGCAATGTGTTTTTTATCGCCATGATCTGCACCTATATCCTTTATTTCATGCCGGAAGGCTCTCTCCTGAGAAACGCTGCCCGCTTTCTGCACGGCTTCGAGCAGATGGGATACATTGCGTCTTATTACCTGCTCGGTTGTGTGTTCAAAAAGCACGGCGATTTTCGTATTTTCAAGCTGAGTCTGGTTGCGAGCTTGTTGTTCACCATGCTTTCCTATGTAATCCCTGGAATATTTTCTTCTTACGCGCCCGCAATGCTGCCGCTTGCGGCAACACTGTTCTCCGGTGTCGTGTTTATCCTGTTTATCCTTCTGTCTCCCGCCTATTCAAAACACCTGTTTTTTACCGAATGGTCGGATGATTTTTTCTGCGTGGACATGACGGAGGCCGCTCAAAAGGTGGAACAGTCGAACAGGTTGGAGGGCCTCAGCCTGTCGCCGCGCGAAAAAGAGATCGCGGCGCTGCTTTTGTACGGCCGGTCCGCGAAAGAAATCGCCGGAGAACTTGGTATCACCACCAACACCGTTAATTTCCACATCAAGAATCTGCACAAAAAACTAAATATCAGCAATCGTTCGGAACTGTTTGCCCGGTTCAGCGTTCCCGTGCTGCCTCCTGACAGAAAAGAATGA